From the genome of Desmodus rotundus isolate HL8 chromosome 2, HLdesRot8A.1, whole genome shotgun sequence, one region includes:
- the KCNJ15 gene encoding ATP-sensitive inward rectifier potassium channel 15, translating into MVARWVKGSRDGLPALKKMASDLLSGPKSLPMDPMHLSTSTAPLVKHTAGAGLKSHRPRVMSKSGHSNVRIDKVDGIYLLYLQDLWTTVIDMKWRYKLTLFAATFVMTWFLFGVIYYAIAFIHGDLETSEPLSNHTPCIMKVDSLTGAFLFSLESQTTIGYGVRSITEECPHAIFLLVAQLVITTLIEIFITGTFLAKIARPKKRAETIKFSHCAVITKQNGKLCLVIQVANMRKSLLIQCQLSGKLLQTHVTKEGERILLNQATVKFHVDSSSESPFLILPLTFYHVLDETSPLKDLTPQNLKEKDFELVVLLNATVESTSAVCQSRTSYVPEEIYWGFEFVPVVSLSKNGKYVADFSQFEQIRKSSDCTFYCADSEKQKLEEKYRQEDQRERELRSLLLQQSNV; encoded by the exons ATGGTAGCCAGGTGGGTGAAGGGGAGCCGGGACGGTCTACCTGCCTTGAAGAAGATGGCTTCTGACCTGCTGA GTGGTCCCAAGAGCCTGCCGATGGACCCAATGCACCTCAGCACGTCCACTGCTCCCCTGGTAAAGCACACAGCTGGAGCTGGACTCAAGTCCCACAGACCTCGGGTCATGTCCAAGAGTGGACACAGCAATGTGAGAATTGACAAAGTGGACGGCATATACTTACTCTACCTTCAAGACTTGTGGACGACCGTGATCGACATGAAGTGGAGGTACAAGCTCACCCTGTTTGCTGCCACATTTGTGATGACCTGGTTCCTTTTTGGAGTGATCTACTATGCCATCGCGTTCATTCATGGGGACCTAGAGACGAGTGAGCCCCTTTCCAATCACACCCCCTGCATCATGAAAGTGGACTCTCTCACGGGGGCGTTTCTCTTCTCCCTGGAGTCCCAGACAACCATAGGCTATGGCGTCCGCTCTATCACGGAGGAGTGCCCTCATGCCATTTTCCTGttggtggctcagctggtcatCACGACCTTGATCGAAATCTTCATCACAGGCACCTTCCTGGCCAAAATCGCCAGACCCAAGAAGCGGGCAGAGACCATCAAGTTCAGCCACTGTGCTGTCATCACCAAGCAGAACGGGAAGCTGTGCTTGGTGATCCAGGTGGCCAACATGCGGAAGAGCCTCCTCATTCAATGCCAGCTCTCTGGCAAGCTCCTCCAGACCCACGTGACCAAGGAGGGGGAGCGGATCCTCCTCAACCAGGCCACCGTCAAATTCCACGTGGACTCCTCTTCGGAGAGCCCCTTCCTCATTTTGCCCTTGACATTCTACCATGTGCTGGATGAGACCAGCCCCCTGAAGGATCTCACACCCCAGAACCTGAAGGAGAAGGACTTTGAACTCGTGGTCCTCCTCAACGCCACTGTGGAGTCTACCAGCGCCGTCTGCCAGAGCCGCACATCCTATGTGCCCGAGGAGATCTACTGGGGCTTTGAGTTTGTGCCTGtggtctctctctccaaaaatggGAAGTATGTGGCCGACTTTAGTCAGTTTGAGCAGATCCGGAAGAGCTCTGATTGCACATTTTACTGTGCAGACTCCGAGAAGCAGAAACTTGAGGAGAAGTACAGGCAGGAGGATCAGCGGGAAAGAGAACTGAGAAGTCTTTTGTTGCAACAGAGCAATGTCTAA